From Candidatus Manganitrophus noduliformans, one genomic window encodes:
- a CDS encoding cation diffusion facilitator family transporter, protein MDSTLQRRALRLSYFTVGYNLIEGIVSIAAGLLAGSVALVGFGLDSFVESLSGTVMIWRFSSHPSISPEEEERREARAVRLVGGAFLILGAYVTYESIEKLLRREAPDPSLPGVIIALLSIIIMPTLFYLKYKTGKALASRSAVADSKQTLACVFLSVALLIGLGLNYLYGLWWADPVAGLVIVLFVVREGYEALREEKLCC, encoded by the coding sequence ATGGATTCAACACTTCAGCGGAGAGCGTTGCGGTTGTCCTATTTTACAGTGGGATATAACCTGATCGAAGGAATCGTCTCAATCGCAGCAGGGCTTCTTGCGGGTAGCGTCGCCCTGGTGGGGTTTGGCCTCGACAGCTTTGTAGAGTCTTTATCCGGGACGGTCATGATTTGGCGGTTCAGCAGCCATCCATCGATCAGCCCGGAGGAAGAGGAGCGGCGCGAGGCGAGGGCCGTTCGGCTCGTCGGAGGTGCCTTCCTGATCCTCGGCGCTTATGTGACGTATGAATCGATCGAAAAATTGCTCCGCCGTGAGGCGCCTGATCCCAGTCTCCCAGGCGTCATCATCGCCCTCTTGTCGATCATCATTATGCCGACCCTCTTTTATCTCAAGTACAAAACCGGAAAGGCACTCGCCAGCCGTAGCGCGGTCGCCGACTCCAAACAGACGCTCGCCTGCGTTTTCTTATCCGTCGCGTTGCTGATCGGGCTGGGGCTCAACTATCTCTACGGACTCTGGTGGGCCGATCCGGTCGCCGGTTTGGTCATTGTGCTCTTCGTGGTGAGGGAGGGTTATGAAGCCTTGA